The following coding sequences are from one Macaca nemestrina isolate mMacNem1 chromosome 1, mMacNem.hap1, whole genome shotgun sequence window:
- the LOC105495175 gene encoding angiopoietin-related protein 3, giving the protein MFTIKLLLFIVPLVISSRIDQDNSSFDSVSPEPKSRFAMLDDVKILANGLLQLGHGLKDFVHKTKGQINDIFQKLNIFDQSFYDLSLQTSEIKEEEKELRRTTYKLQVKNEEVKNMSLELNSKLESLLEEKILLQQKVKYLEEQLTNLIQNQPETPEHPEVTSLKSFVEKQDDSIKDLLQTVEEQYKQLNQQHSQIKEIENQLRMTNIQEPTEISLSSKPRAPRTTPFLQLNEIRNVKHDGIPADCTTIYNRGEHISGMYAIRPSNSQVFHVYCDVVSGSPWTLIQHRIDGSQNFNETWENYKYGFGRLDGEFWLGLEKIYSIVKQSNYVLRIELEDWKDNKHYIEYSFYLGNHETNYTLHVVKITGNVPNAIPENKDLVFSTWDHKAKGHFSCPESYSGGWWWHDECGENNLNGKYNKPRTKSKPERRRGLSWKSQNGRLYSIKSTKMLIHPTDSESFE; this is encoded by the exons ATGTTCACAATTAAGCTCCTTCTTTTTATTGTTCCTCTAGTTATTTCCTCCAGAATTGACCAAGACAATTCATCATTTGATTCTGTTTCTCCAGAGCCAAAATCAAGATTTGCTATGTTAGACGATGTAAAAATTTTAGCCAATGGCCTCCTTCAGTTGGGACATGGTCTTAAAGACTTTGTCCATAAGACTAAGGGCCAAATTAATGACATATTTCAAAAACTCAACATATTTGATCAGTCTTTTTATGATCTATCACTGCAAACCAGTGaaatcaaagaagaagaaaaggaactgAGAAGAACTACATATAAACTACAAGTCAAAAATGAAGAGGTAAAGAATATGTCACTTGAACTCAACTCAAAACTTGAAAGCCTCCTAGAAGAAAAAATTCTACTTcaacaaaaagtgaaatatttagaagagcAACTAACTAACTTAATTCAAAATCAACCTGAAACTCCAGAACATCCAGAAGTAACTTCACTTAAA AGTTTTGTAGAAAAACAAGATGATAGCATCAAAGACCTTCTCCAGACTGTGGAAGAACAATATAAGCAATTAAACCAACAGCATagtcaaataaaagaaatagaaaatcag CTCAGAATGACTAATATTCAAGAACCCACAGAAATTTCTCTATCTTCCAAGCCAAGAGCACCAAGAACTACTCCCTTTCTTCAGCTGAATGaaataagaaatgtaaaacaTGATG GCATTCCTGCTGATTGTACCACCATTTACAATAGAGGTGAACATATAAGTGGCATGTATGCCATCAGACCCAGCAACTCTCAAGTTTTTCATGTCTACTGTGATGTTGTATCAG GTAGTCCATGGACATTAATTCAACATCGAATAGATGGATCACAAAACTTCAATGAAACGTGGGAGAACTACAAATATGGTTTCGGGAGGCTTGATG gAGAATTCTGGTTGGGCCTAGAGAAGATATACTCCATAGTGAAGCAATCTAATTACGTTTTACGAATTGAGTTGGAAGACTGGAAAGACAACAAACATTATATTGAATATTCTTTTTACTTGGGAAATCACGAAACCAACTATACGCTACATGTAGTTAAGATTACTGGCAATGTCCCCAATGCAATCCCGGAAAACAAAGATTTGGTGTTTTCTACTTGGGATCACAAAGCAAAAGGACACTTCAGCTGTCCAGAGAGTTATTCAG GAGGCTGGTGGTGGCATGATGAGTGTGGAGAAAACAACCTAAATGGTAAATATAACAAACCAAGAACAAAATCTAAGCCAGAGCGGAGAAGAGGATTATCCTGGAAGTCTCAAAATGGAAGGTTATACTCTATAAAATCAACCAAAATGTTGATCCATCCAACAGATTCAGAAAGCTTTGAATGA